The following coding sequences lie in one Chelonia mydas isolate rCheMyd1 chromosome 6, rCheMyd1.pri.v2, whole genome shotgun sequence genomic window:
- the BDNF gene encoding brain-derived neurotrophic factor isoform X2 produces the protein MFHQVRRVMTILFLTMVISYFSCMKAAPMKEASVRGLGSLAYPGLRTHGTLESLSGPNTGSRGLTSLAGTFEHVIEELLDEEQDVQPSEENKDADLYTSRVMLSSQVPLEPPLLFLLEEYKNYLDAANMSMRVRRHSDPARRGELSVCDSTSEWVTAAEKKTAVDMSGATVTVLEKVPVPKGQLKQYFYETKCNPKGYTKEGCRGIDKRHWNSQCRTTQSYVRALTMDNKKRVGWRFIRIDTSCVCTLTIKRGR, from the coding sequence TTCCACCAAGTAAGAAGAGTGATGACCATCCTTTTCCTTACTATGGTTATTTCATACTTCAGTTGCATGAAAGCTGCCCCTATGAAAGAAGCAAGTGTCAGAGGACTAGGCAGCTTGGCTTACCCAGGTCTTCGGACCCATGGGACTCTGGAGAGCCTAAGTGGGCCCAACACTGGTTCAAGAGGACTGACATCATTGGCAGGCACTTTTGAACATGTCATAGAGGAGCTTCTAGATGAGGAGCAGGACGTCCAGCCCAGTGAGGAAAACAAGGATGCCGACTTGTACACGTCTCGGGTTATGCTAAGCAGTCAAGTGCCTTTGGAGCCCCCATTGCTCTTTCTGCTTGAGGAGTACAAAAATTACTTGGATGCTGCAAATATGTCCATGAGGGTCCGGCGTCACTCTGACCCTGCTCGCCGTGGGGAGCTGAGCGTGTGTGACAGTACTAGTGAGTGGGtaacagcagcagagaaaaagaCTGCAGTGGACATGTCTGGTGCAACGGTTACGGTCCTGGAAAAAGTCCCAGTACCCAAAGGCCAACTGAAGCAATACTTCTATGAGACCAAATGCAATCCCAAAGGCTACACAAAAGAGGGTTGCAGGGGCATAGACAAGAGGCATTGGAATTCCCAGTGCCGAACTACCCAGTCTTATGTGCGAGCTCTCACCATGGATAACAAAAAGAGAGTTGGCTGGCGGTTTATAAGAATAGACACTTCCTGTGTATGTACATTGACCATTAAAAGGGGAAGATAG
- the BDNF gene encoding brain-derived neurotrophic factor isoform X1 → MRSSGTNYNLWFQKRKKFHQVRRVMTILFLTMVISYFSCMKAAPMKEASVRGLGSLAYPGLRTHGTLESLSGPNTGSRGLTSLAGTFEHVIEELLDEEQDVQPSEENKDADLYTSRVMLSSQVPLEPPLLFLLEEYKNYLDAANMSMRVRRHSDPARRGELSVCDSTSEWVTAAEKKTAVDMSGATVTVLEKVPVPKGQLKQYFYETKCNPKGYTKEGCRGIDKRHWNSQCRTTQSYVRALTMDNKKRVGWRFIRIDTSCVCTLTIKRGR, encoded by the coding sequence TTCCACCAAGTAAGAAGAGTGATGACCATCCTTTTCCTTACTATGGTTATTTCATACTTCAGTTGCATGAAAGCTGCCCCTATGAAAGAAGCAAGTGTCAGAGGACTAGGCAGCTTGGCTTACCCAGGTCTTCGGACCCATGGGACTCTGGAGAGCCTAAGTGGGCCCAACACTGGTTCAAGAGGACTGACATCATTGGCAGGCACTTTTGAACATGTCATAGAGGAGCTTCTAGATGAGGAGCAGGACGTCCAGCCCAGTGAGGAAAACAAGGATGCCGACTTGTACACGTCTCGGGTTATGCTAAGCAGTCAAGTGCCTTTGGAGCCCCCATTGCTCTTTCTGCTTGAGGAGTACAAAAATTACTTGGATGCTGCAAATATGTCCATGAGGGTCCGGCGTCACTCTGACCCTGCTCGCCGTGGGGAGCTGAGCGTGTGTGACAGTACTAGTGAGTGGGtaacagcagcagagaaaaagaCTGCAGTGGACATGTCTGGTGCAACGGTTACGGTCCTGGAAAAAGTCCCAGTACCCAAAGGCCAACTGAAGCAATACTTCTATGAGACCAAATGCAATCCCAAAGGCTACACAAAAGAGGGTTGCAGGGGCATAGACAAGAGGCATTGGAATTCCCAGTGCCGAACTACCCAGTCTTATGTGCGAGCTCTCACCATGGATAACAAAAAGAGAGTTGGCTGGCGGTTTATAAGAATAGACACTTCCTGTGTATGTACATTGACCATTAAAAGGGGAAGATAG
- the BDNF gene encoding brain-derived neurotrophic factor isoform X3 has translation MTILFLTMVISYFSCMKAAPMKEASVRGLGSLAYPGLRTHGTLESLSGPNTGSRGLTSLAGTFEHVIEELLDEEQDVQPSEENKDADLYTSRVMLSSQVPLEPPLLFLLEEYKNYLDAANMSMRVRRHSDPARRGELSVCDSTSEWVTAAEKKTAVDMSGATVTVLEKVPVPKGQLKQYFYETKCNPKGYTKEGCRGIDKRHWNSQCRTTQSYVRALTMDNKKRVGWRFIRIDTSCVCTLTIKRGR, from the coding sequence ATGACCATCCTTTTCCTTACTATGGTTATTTCATACTTCAGTTGCATGAAAGCTGCCCCTATGAAAGAAGCAAGTGTCAGAGGACTAGGCAGCTTGGCTTACCCAGGTCTTCGGACCCATGGGACTCTGGAGAGCCTAAGTGGGCCCAACACTGGTTCAAGAGGACTGACATCATTGGCAGGCACTTTTGAACATGTCATAGAGGAGCTTCTAGATGAGGAGCAGGACGTCCAGCCCAGTGAGGAAAACAAGGATGCCGACTTGTACACGTCTCGGGTTATGCTAAGCAGTCAAGTGCCTTTGGAGCCCCCATTGCTCTTTCTGCTTGAGGAGTACAAAAATTACTTGGATGCTGCAAATATGTCCATGAGGGTCCGGCGTCACTCTGACCCTGCTCGCCGTGGGGAGCTGAGCGTGTGTGACAGTACTAGTGAGTGGGtaacagcagcagagaaaaagaCTGCAGTGGACATGTCTGGTGCAACGGTTACGGTCCTGGAAAAAGTCCCAGTACCCAAAGGCCAACTGAAGCAATACTTCTATGAGACCAAATGCAATCCCAAAGGCTACACAAAAGAGGGTTGCAGGGGCATAGACAAGAGGCATTGGAATTCCCAGTGCCGAACTACCCAGTCTTATGTGCGAGCTCTCACCATGGATAACAAAAAGAGAGTTGGCTGGCGGTTTATAAGAATAGACACTTCCTGTGTATGTACATTGACCATTAAAAGGGGAAGATAG